The following proteins are encoded in a genomic region of Arachis ipaensis cultivar K30076 chromosome B02, Araip1.1, whole genome shotgun sequence:
- the LOC107626953 gene encoding uncharacterized protein LOC107626953 produces the protein MEGTANLVVYRDGEILRNTHEGVRFVCQNPFSFVIPCTMTLMELQNGLYQSMESDEISMQNMFQIHRNTQMRQPQIELYVEFKTVEAEGIQNDLEVADDRAAVYEGMNSDSEEDFEVTYEADDEDEDGDVGIETAAENVVVHPSISQLMNVPPFMRELDLDAMHAPKFPEYSNIGVADPEDGKFWIGMEYSSRKSVVAAIRSYTIARGIDYDVYEFEPQTFYAKCKMYGHGCDWLIRASLIRKKGCWKIRRYNGRHMCTMGVISQDHSKLDSDTVAEVIRPLVETDPSIKVKPIIAEVQSRFSYTISYRKAWLAKQKSIAKVFDDWEESFQTLPWWLSVMVQKMPGSVVQIETRPLYNGNKEAQGVKILHRVFWSFNPCIRAFRHCKPLVQVDGTHLYGKYKGTLLVAVAQDGNQNIVPIAFALVEGETADAWHFFLRNLRMHVVRKNGVRMISDRHESIRAAVNRSGSDWQPPRA, from the exons ATGGAGGGTACCGCAAACTTGGTGGTGTATCGCGACGGTGAGATATTACGTAATACTCATGAGGGAGTGAGGTTTGTGTGCCAGAATCCATTTTCGTTTGTGATTCCATGCACCATGACGTTAATGGAGCTTCAGAATGGTCTCTATCAAAGCATGGAGAGCG ACGAAATAAGTATGCAGAATATGTTTCAAATTCACCGGAATACTCAGATGCGACAGCCACAGATTGAGCTATATGTTGAGTTTAAAACCGTAGAGGCGGAAGGGATTCAAAATGATTTAGAGGTGGCGGATGATAGAGCTGCAGTGTACGAGGGAATGAATAGTGACAGCGAAGAGGACTTTGAAGTCACTTATGAAGCCGACGACGAAGACGAGGATGGTGATGTGGGAATTGAGACAGCAGCGGAGAATGTAGTGGTTCATCCCTCGATTAGTCAACTGATGAACGTGCCACCTTTTATGCGTGAGTTGGATCTCGACGCCATGCATGCACCGAAGTTTCCGGAATATTCAAACATAG GCGTTGCTGATCCTGAGGACGGAAAGTTCTGGATTGGAATGGAATACAGTTCTAGAAAGTCGGTCGTGGCAGCAATTAGAAGTTACACCATCGCTAGAGGAATTGACTACGACGTGTATGAGTTTGAGCCACAgacgttctatgcaaaatgcaagatgTATGGGCATGGGTGCGACTGGCTTATCCGAGCCAGCTTGATACGAAAAAAAGGTTGTTGGAAGATACGCAGATACAACGGTAGGCACATGTGCACAATGGGAGTGATTTCACAGGATCATTCCAAGTTGGACTCGGATACAGTTGCTGAGGTTATAAGGCCATTGGTCGAGACTGACCCGTCCATCAAGGTGAAACCTATAATAGCCGAAGTCCAGTCAAGGTTCAGCTATACCATCAGTTACcgaaaggcttggttggcaaagcagaagtccATAGCGAAAGTTTTCGATGATTGGGAGGAGAGTTTCCAAACCTTGCCATGGTGGCTCTCGGTTATGGTTCAGAAGATGCCTGGGTCAGTTGTCCAAATAGAAACACGGCCACTGTACAACGGGAATAAGGAGGCGCAAGGGGTAAAAATACTTCATCGCGTATTTTGGAGTTTCAATCCATGCATTAGGGCATTTAGGCATTGCAAGCCCCTAGTTCAGGTTGATGGCACACACCTATATGGAAAGTACAAAGGTACACTTCTGGTCGCTGTTGCACAAGATGGGAACCAGAACATTGTGCCTATCGCTTTTGCCTTGGTGGAAGGGGAGACAGCTGATGCGTGGCACTTCTTTCTCAGGAATCTGCGAATGCATGTTGTCAGAAAAAACGGTGTGAGAATGATCTCAGACCGGCATGAGTCAATTCGGGCAGCAGTAAATCGTTCCGGAAGTGACTGGCAACCTCCAAGAGCATAG